Proteins encoded within one genomic window of Ammonifex degensii KC4:
- the leuC gene encoding 3-isopropylmalate dehydratase large subunit yields the protein MGMTITEKILAFHAGKEYVEPGEIVKCRVDVLLANDITAPLAIKEFERLKVPLFEPNALVLVPDHFTPNKDIKSAEQAKTVREFARRHRIPHYFEVGRMGIEHCLLPEQGLVVAGDVVIGADSHTCTYGALGAFATGVGSTDLAAAMALGETWFRVPPSLKFVYTGKLKPWVGGKDLILYTIGQIGVEGALYCAMEFTGPVIEELSMDGRFTMCNMAVEAGAKNGIIAPDEKTAAYLEGRARRPYKFFQSDPDARYQAVYEFDVSRLEPQVALPHSPANTRPVTEVTHITIDQVVIGSCTNGRLEDLRVAAQVLKGKKVHPYVRLIVIPGTQEIYRQALREGLIEIFLEAGGAVSTPTCGPCLGGHMGVLAKGERAVATTNRNFVGRMGHPESEVYLASPAVAAASAVLGRLAHPDEVVKA from the coding sequence ATGGGGATGACCATCACCGAAAAGATCCTGGCTTTTCATGCCGGCAAAGAGTACGTGGAGCCGGGAGAGATCGTAAAGTGCCGGGTGGACGTGCTCCTGGCCAACGACATCACCGCTCCTCTGGCCATAAAGGAGTTCGAGCGCTTAAAGGTTCCCCTCTTCGAGCCGAACGCCCTGGTGCTCGTACCCGACCACTTCACGCCCAACAAGGACATAAAGTCGGCCGAGCAGGCCAAAACGGTGCGCGAGTTTGCCCGCCGCCACCGGATCCCCCACTACTTTGAAGTAGGCCGGATGGGCATCGAGCACTGCCTCCTGCCCGAGCAAGGGCTGGTAGTAGCGGGGGATGTGGTCATCGGGGCCGACTCCCACACCTGCACCTACGGTGCTTTAGGGGCTTTTGCCACCGGGGTGGGTTCCACCGACCTGGCGGCGGCCATGGCCCTGGGGGAGACCTGGTTCCGGGTACCTCCTTCCCTCAAGTTCGTCTACACCGGCAAGCTCAAGCCCTGGGTGGGGGGTAAGGATCTCATCCTCTACACCATAGGGCAGATAGGGGTGGAGGGGGCTTTATACTGCGCCATGGAGTTTACCGGACCGGTGATCGAGGAACTCTCCATGGACGGGCGCTTCACCATGTGCAACATGGCGGTGGAGGCCGGGGCCAAAAACGGGATCATCGCCCCCGACGAGAAAACCGCCGCTTACCTGGAGGGCCGGGCCCGCCGCCCTTACAAGTTTTTCCAGAGCGATCCCGATGCCCGCTACCAGGCAGTTTACGAGTTCGACGTAAGCCGGCTCGAACCCCAGGTGGCCCTGCCCCATTCCCCGGCCAACACCCGCCCGGTGACCGAGGTCACCCACATCACCATCGACCAGGTGGTGATAGGGTCCTGCACCAACGGGCGCTTAGAAGACCTGAGGGTGGCGGCCCAGGTGCTCAAAGGGAAGAAGGTCCACCCCTACGTGCGCCTGATCGTCATTCCGGGCACCCAGGAGATCTACCGCCAGGCTTTAAGGGAGGGCCTGATCGAGATCTTCCTGGAGGCGGGAGGGGCAGTCTCCACCCCCACCTGCGGGCCCTGCCTGGGAGGGCACATGGGGGTCCTGGCGAAGGGAGAGCGGGCGGTGGCCACCACCAACCGCAACTTCGTGGGCAGGATGGGGCACCCCGAAAGCGAGGTATACCTGGCCAGCCCGGCAGTGGCGGCGGCTTCGGCCGTGCTCGGCCGCCTGGCCCATCCCGACGAGGTGGTGAAGGCATGA
- the glmM gene encoding phosphoglucosamine mutase has product MGVLFGTDGVRGVANRELTPELAFRLGRAGAYVLAEKTGKKTVLVGRDTRASGDMLEAALVAGITSAGLNVCLLGVLPTPAVAFLTRARGAAGGIVISASHNPAEDNGIKFFGPDGYKLPDALEEEIENLVLGSMERIPSPTGAGVGRAYSCAEAVEEYLEHVRRIGPPTLKGMKIAVDCAHGAAYALAPTLLEGLGAKVIPLGVEPDGHNINDGCGSTKPHRLSLLVKETGADLGLAFDGDADRLIGVDGRGEVADGDVVIWGCARYLKAHRRLKEDTVVVTVMSNLGLKRALQAENIRVLETRVGDRYVLEAMLKSGACLGGEQSGHIIFLDHNTTGDGLITAMMLLRLLVETGQRLEDLNRSLVRYPQLLENVRVRDKGRVMQSPELLAAIEAEKARLGEEGRVLVRPSGTEPVIRVMVEALDPEKARSVLDSLVDVIRGIEEGGELAAAAQGSWS; this is encoded by the coding sequence TTGGGGGTACTTTTTGGCACCGACGGGGTGCGCGGGGTAGCTAACCGGGAGCTCACTCCCGAACTGGCCTTCCGTCTGGGACGAGCCGGTGCCTATGTCCTGGCCGAGAAAACGGGGAAAAAGACCGTCCTGGTAGGGCGCGACACGCGGGCTTCCGGCGACATGCTGGAAGCGGCGCTGGTAGCGGGTATAACCTCAGCCGGTCTTAACGTCTGTCTCCTCGGTGTCCTTCCCACGCCGGCAGTGGCCTTCCTCACCCGGGCGCGCGGTGCGGCGGGCGGGATAGTCATCTCCGCCTCGCACAATCCCGCCGAAGACAACGGGATCAAGTTCTTCGGTCCCGACGGCTACAAACTCCCCGATGCGTTAGAGGAAGAAATAGAAAACCTGGTGCTGGGCTCTATGGAGCGCATTCCTTCCCCCACGGGGGCAGGAGTGGGGCGGGCCTATTCTTGTGCCGAGGCGGTGGAGGAATACCTGGAGCACGTGCGCCGGATCGGTCCTCCCACTCTTAAGGGGATGAAGATAGCGGTGGACTGCGCCCACGGGGCCGCCTACGCTCTGGCCCCCACCCTGCTGGAGGGCTTAGGCGCCAAAGTCATCCCCCTGGGGGTGGAGCCCGACGGCCACAACATCAACGACGGCTGCGGTTCCACCAAACCCCACAGGCTTTCCTTGCTGGTAAAGGAGACGGGGGCTGACCTGGGCCTGGCCTTCGACGGGGACGCCGACCGCCTCATCGGGGTGGACGGGAGGGGCGAGGTGGCCGACGGCGACGTCGTAATTTGGGGTTGTGCGCGCTACCTCAAGGCCCACCGCAGGTTGAAGGAAGACACGGTAGTGGTGACCGTGATGTCCAACCTGGGGTTGAAACGAGCCCTGCAGGCCGAGAACATTCGGGTGCTGGAGACCAGGGTAGGGGACCGCTATGTTCTGGAGGCCATGCTCAAAAGCGGCGCCTGCCTTGGTGGGGAGCAGTCAGGGCACATCATCTTCCTCGACCACAACACCACCGGCGACGGGCTCATAACCGCCATGATGCTCCTGCGCCTGCTCGTGGAGACGGGGCAGCGTTTGGAGGATCTCAACCGGTCGCTTGTTCGCTACCCGCAGCTTTTAGAGAACGTGCGGGTGAGGGATAAGGGGCGCGTCATGCAAAGCCCCGAGCTTTTGGCGGCCATCGAGGCGGAGAAAGCCCGGCTGGGAGAGGAAGGGAGGGTGCTCGTCCGTCCCTCCGGCACGGAGCCGGTGATCCGGGTGATGGTGGAAGCTTTAGATCCGGAAAAGGCTCGCAGCGTCCTTGATTCCCTAGTTGATGTCATAAGAGGAATCGAGGAAGGGGGTGAGCTGGCGGCGGCAGCGCAGGGGAGCTGGAGCTAG
- a CDS encoding 2-isopropylmalate synthase yields the protein MRRDEGVWSLVERVYIFDTTLRDGEQSPGVSLNVKEKVEAARQLARLGVDVIEAGFPVASPGDFNACREIARAVRGVTVCALARARFADIDRAWEAIKEAESPRIHTFIATSDIHLQYKLRMTREQVLEAAREAVAYAKRYTSDVEFSAEDASRSDPDFLCRVLAEAIAAGATVVNIPDTVGYAVPEEFGELIRTIKEKTPGIEKVVISCHCHNDLGLAVANTLAAIRNGVRQVEVTVNGIGERAGNAALEEVVMALYARRAFYQVTTGIRTEEIYRTSKLISSLTGMPVQPNKAIVGKNAFAHESGIHQDGVLKERTTYEIIDPAVIGVPRSRLVLGKHSGRHAFRVRLRELGYELSEEELNAAFQRFKELCDRKKEITDDDLLALVEEEIGQVPPTYELRYFHISSGTTVVPTATVALKIGEEVKEEAACGNGPVDAIYKAIDKLTGRHLRLDSYSIEAVTEGKDAIGSVTVRVTDEERGKTYLGRGISTDVLEASARAYIDALNKLAADFNGNRSRQPEGEV from the coding sequence ATGAGGAGAGACGAGGGGGTTTGGAGCTTAGTGGAGAGAGTTTACATCTTCGACACCACCTTGCGCGACGGTGAGCAGTCGCCGGGAGTAAGCCTCAACGTCAAGGAGAAGGTGGAGGCGGCGCGGCAGCTGGCCCGCCTGGGGGTGGACGTGATCGAGGCGGGCTTCCCGGTGGCCTCACCGGGAGACTTTAACGCCTGCCGGGAGATCGCCCGGGCGGTGCGGGGGGTAACCGTCTGTGCCCTGGCCCGTGCCCGCTTTGCCGACATAGACCGGGCCTGGGAGGCGATAAAGGAGGCGGAGTCGCCGCGCATCCATACCTTCATCGCCACTTCCGACATCCACCTCCAGTACAAGCTGCGGATGACGCGAGAGCAGGTACTGGAAGCGGCGCGGGAGGCGGTGGCCTACGCCAAGAGATACACCTCCGACGTGGAGTTTTCCGCCGAGGACGCCTCCCGCTCCGATCCCGACTTCCTCTGCCGGGTGCTGGCCGAGGCCATAGCGGCGGGAGCCACCGTGGTCAACATCCCCGACACGGTGGGCTACGCCGTCCCCGAGGAATTCGGGGAACTCATCCGCACCATCAAAGAGAAGACACCGGGAATAGAAAAGGTAGTGATAAGCTGCCACTGCCACAACGATCTGGGGCTGGCAGTGGCCAATACCCTGGCGGCCATCCGCAACGGGGTGCGACAGGTGGAGGTGACCGTCAACGGCATCGGGGAGCGGGCGGGTAATGCCGCCCTGGAGGAAGTAGTCATGGCCCTCTACGCCCGCCGCGCCTTCTACCAGGTGACCACCGGCATCCGGACCGAGGAAATATACCGGACCTCCAAGCTCATCTCCTCCCTCACCGGCATGCCGGTGCAGCCCAACAAGGCCATCGTGGGCAAGAACGCCTTCGCGCACGAGTCGGGCATCCACCAGGACGGGGTGCTCAAGGAGCGCACCACCTACGAGATCATCGACCCGGCGGTGATAGGGGTACCGCGCTCTCGTCTGGTCCTGGGCAAGCACTCGGGACGCCACGCTTTCCGGGTACGCCTGCGGGAGCTGGGCTACGAACTTTCGGAGGAGGAGCTCAACGCCGCCTTCCAGCGTTTTAAGGAGCTCTGCGACCGCAAAAAGGAAATAACCGACGACGACCTGCTGGCGCTGGTGGAGGAAGAAATAGGGCAGGTGCCTCCTACCTACGAGCTCCGCTACTTCCACATTTCCAGCGGTACTACTGTGGTGCCCACCGCCACCGTGGCCTTGAAGATAGGGGAGGAAGTGAAAGAGGAGGCCGCCTGCGGCAACGGCCCGGTGGACGCCATCTACAAAGCCATCGACAAGCTGACGGGCCGCCACCTGCGCCTGGACTCCTACAGCATAGAGGCGGTGACCGAAGGTAAAGACGCCATCGGCAGCGTCACCGTCCGGGTGACCGACGAGGAAAGGGGCAAGACCTACCTGGGAAGGGGCATCAGCACCGACGTCCTGGAGGCCAGCGCCCGAGCCTACATCGATGCCCTCAACAAGCTGGCGGCAGACTTCAACGGCAACCGGTCCAGGCAACCGGAAGGGGAGGTTTAA
- the ilvC gene encoding ketol-acid reductoisomerase: MKVFYDGDADLNLLKGKKIAVIGYGSQGRAQAQNLKDSGLDVVVGLRPNSSSRLTAEQDGLPVMTVAEAAAAADIIQILIPDENQPAVYREEIAPHLTPGKALGFSHGFNIHYGQIVPPPDVDVFLVAPKSPGPMLRRLYTEGKGVPGLFAVHQDYTGQARGLALAYAKAIGLTRAGVFETTFREETETDLFGEQCVLCGGVTALIKAGFETLVEAGYAPEIAYFECLHELKLIVDLIYEGGLTEMRRRVSNTAEYGDYRVGPRIINDYVREEMRQVLKEIQSGEFAREWILENQANQPVLKACRRREQEHLIERVGKELRRMMPWLGQK, translated from the coding sequence TTGAAGGTCTTTTACGATGGGGATGCCGACCTCAATCTCCTTAAGGGAAAGAAGATAGCCGTCATCGGCTACGGCAGCCAGGGAAGGGCCCAGGCCCAGAACTTGAAGGACAGCGGGCTTGACGTGGTGGTGGGGCTGAGGCCCAACTCCTCGTCGCGCCTCACGGCGGAGCAGGACGGCCTGCCGGTTATGACGGTGGCCGAGGCGGCGGCCGCCGCTGACATCATCCAGATCCTCATCCCGGACGAGAATCAGCCGGCGGTCTACCGGGAGGAGATCGCTCCGCACCTCACACCCGGCAAGGCTCTGGGCTTCTCCCACGGCTTCAACATCCATTACGGCCAGATAGTGCCCCCGCCTGATGTGGACGTCTTCCTGGTGGCTCCCAAAAGCCCCGGTCCCATGCTGCGTAGGCTTTATACCGAGGGCAAGGGGGTGCCGGGCCTCTTCGCTGTGCACCAGGACTACACCGGTCAGGCGCGGGGGCTGGCCCTGGCCTACGCCAAGGCGATAGGGCTTACCCGGGCCGGGGTGTTCGAGACCACCTTCCGTGAAGAGACCGAGACCGATCTTTTCGGTGAGCAGTGCGTGCTCTGCGGCGGGGTAACGGCCCTCATCAAGGCCGGTTTCGAGACGCTGGTGGAGGCGGGTTACGCGCCCGAGATCGCCTACTTCGAGTGCCTGCACGAGCTCAAGCTCATCGTGGACCTCATCTACGAAGGTGGGCTTACGGAGATGCGCCGGCGGGTGAGCAACACGGCGGAGTACGGGGACTACCGGGTGGGACCCCGCATCATCAACGACTACGTCCGGGAAGAGATGCGCCAGGTGCTGAAAGAGATCCAGAGCGGGGAGTTTGCCCGGGAGTGGATCCTGGAAAATCAAGCCAACCAACCCGTGCTCAAGGCCTGCCGCCGGCGGGAGCAGGAGCACCTCATTGAGCGGGTGGGGAAAGAGCTCAGGCGTATGATGCCCTGGCTGGGGCAGAAATGA
- a CDS encoding 3-isopropylmalate dehydratase small subunit gives MIEGRVFKFGDHIDTDLIIPARYLNTTDPAELAKHCLEDADPSFAREVRPGDVIVAGVNFGCGSSREHAPLAIKAAGVACVVAQSFARIFYRNAFNIGLPLLECPDAPRIPAGSRVRVDLQSGRIEVLDTGEVFTARPIPPFMQEIIAAGGLIPYVEKRLKGR, from the coding sequence ATGATCGAAGGCAGGGTTTTTAAATTCGGCGACCACATCGACACCGACCTCATCATCCCGGCCCGCTACCTCAACACCACCGACCCGGCGGAGCTGGCGAAGCACTGCCTGGAAGACGCCGACCCCAGCTTCGCCAGGGAGGTTCGTCCGGGGGACGTCATCGTGGCGGGGGTGAACTTCGGCTGCGGCTCTTCCAGAGAGCACGCACCTTTAGCCATCAAAGCGGCGGGGGTAGCCTGTGTCGTGGCCCAGAGCTTTGCCCGCATCTTTTACCGCAACGCCTTCAACATAGGCCTTCCCCTGCTGGAGTGCCCTGATGCCCCCCGCATTCCAGCGGGAAGCCGAGTGCGGGTAGACCTCCAGAGCGGCCGGATAGAGGTGCTGGACACCGGGGAAGTATTTACAGCCCGTCCCATTCCCCCGTTCATGCAGGAGATCATCGCGGCGGGAGGTCTCATCCCCTACGTGGAGAAGCGGCTCAAAGGCAGGTGA
- the cimA gene encoding citramalate synthase: MDKVVVYDTTLRDGAQTEGISFSVADKLKIARRLVEMGFDYVEGGWPGSNPKDLEFFGQVARDPVLREKVTAFGSTRRKNTRPADDENLQRLCSCGVKTVTLFGKTWDLHVTRALNTTLEENLAMIRESVAYLKEQGLEVIYDAEHFFDGYKENPDYALATLEAAVSAGASTLVLCDTNGGSMPWEVEAAVRRVVEKFPRVTVGIHAHNDTGMAVANTVVAVKAGARHVQGTVNGYGERCGNADLCAVLPNLTFKCGFTTLPRESFSRLVELSRYVSEVANVHPYPQQPYVGMSAFAHKGGVHVSAIMKEPRCYEHIDPSLVGNRRRVLVSELAGQSNLLYKLRELNLDLPSQGEVARQILAELKELERQGFQFESAEASFELLVRRAANGYERPFVLESLRILTELKEGGAVHAEATIKLRVGDKVVHTAAEGNGPVNALDNALRKALEQFYPAIKRMRLVDYKVRVLDGTAGTGAVVRVLIETGDGQRTWVTVGVSPNIIEASWQALADSFTYGLLKQAE; the protein is encoded by the coding sequence TTGGACAAAGTAGTGGTCTACGATACTACTCTGCGCGACGGTGCCCAGACGGAAGGGATCTCCTTCTCGGTGGCCGACAAGCTCAAGATAGCCCGAAGGCTTGTAGAGATGGGCTTCGATTACGTGGAAGGAGGGTGGCCGGGCTCCAACCCCAAGGACCTGGAGTTTTTCGGTCAGGTAGCAAGAGACCCCGTTTTGCGGGAGAAGGTCACCGCCTTCGGCTCCACCCGGCGCAAAAACACGCGCCCCGCCGATGACGAGAACCTGCAGCGCCTTTGCTCCTGCGGGGTGAAGACCGTCACCCTTTTCGGCAAGACCTGGGATTTGCACGTTACGCGGGCGCTCAACACTACCTTGGAAGAAAACTTGGCCATGATCCGGGAGTCGGTGGCCTACCTCAAGGAGCAGGGGCTGGAGGTCATCTACGACGCCGAGCACTTCTTCGACGGCTATAAAGAGAATCCTGACTACGCCCTGGCCACCCTGGAGGCGGCGGTTAGTGCAGGGGCTTCCACCCTTGTCCTCTGCGACACCAACGGGGGGAGCATGCCCTGGGAGGTCGAGGCGGCGGTGCGGCGGGTGGTGGAGAAGTTCCCAAGGGTGACGGTGGGCATCCACGCCCACAACGACACCGGCATGGCGGTGGCCAACACGGTGGTGGCGGTCAAGGCGGGGGCGCGGCATGTCCAGGGGACGGTCAACGGCTACGGCGAGCGCTGTGGCAACGCCGACCTCTGTGCCGTCCTCCCCAACCTCACCTTCAAGTGCGGCTTCACCACCCTGCCCCGGGAGAGTTTTTCGCGCCTGGTGGAGCTTTCCCGCTACGTGAGCGAGGTGGCTAACGTCCACCCTTACCCCCAGCAGCCCTACGTGGGGATGAGCGCCTTTGCCCACAAGGGCGGAGTGCACGTGAGCGCCATCATGAAGGAGCCCCGCTGCTACGAACACATCGACCCCTCTCTGGTGGGGAACCGGCGGCGGGTGCTGGTCTCGGAGTTGGCGGGGCAGTCCAACTTACTTTACAAGCTCAGGGAGCTCAACCTCGACCTTCCCTCGCAGGGGGAGGTCGCCCGGCAGATCCTGGCCGAGCTTAAAGAGCTGGAGCGGCAGGGCTTTCAGTTTGAAAGCGCGGAGGCTTCCTTCGAGCTTCTGGTGCGCCGGGCGGCCAACGGCTACGAGCGCCCCTTCGTCCTGGAGAGCCTGCGCATCCTCACCGAGCTGAAGGAAGGCGGGGCGGTGCACGCCGAGGCCACTATAAAGCTCCGGGTGGGGGACAAGGTGGTGCACACGGCGGCGGAGGGGAACGGCCCGGTGAACGCCCTGGACAACGCGTTGCGCAAGGCTTTGGAGCAGTTTTATCCGGCCATCAAGCGGATGCGCCTGGTCGACTACAAGGTGCGCGTGCTGGACGGCACCGCCGGCACGGGGGCGGTGGTGCGGGTGCTCATCGAGACCGGGGACGGGCAGAGGACCTGGGTCACCGTGGGGGTGTCTCCCAACATCATCGAGGCCAGCTGGCAGGCCCTGGCGGACAGCTTCACCTACGGCCTGCTGAAACAAGCCGAGTAG